TACtgatatactactataaatatGTATCTTTGCACAGTTTTGCTGTTGATAGTTGAAACTCGTATATTAGGATGCAAATATACCAAGGTTACGATTATTAATGCCAATAAGTTCGATCCCCTCAATTGCTAAGACACGATCGAACTCTCTCTCATCGTGTACCTAGAAGTTGAAAGATCGACTGGGTGAGCGAATACACATTAGTAGCAAATTACTGAATAAATAAATTGCCCTAAATGAAGATCATAAAATCAGAGTTCGTGATTCATAAAAGCATCTTAGTACATGAAATAGCTTGTGGAAATAAATGAAAAGGCCAAACCTCAACCAATGCCGTCATCCCAAACAGTTTGCAAATCTTAGTCATGTACTTGAGATCCAGATCAGGCAAGACTGCGGCAATCAGAAGAATTGCATCCGCACCTTTTACCCGAGCATAGTAGATTTGCCATGCATCTATCACAAATTCTTTACACAACAGAGGACACTGGGTTCGAGTTTGCAGAAGTCAGTTAACATGTTACAGAAAAGAAGCATTCAACTAAACATATTGAGATACCGATAGAAGAATCACAAACCTGTACTCCAGAATTCCGAATGGCCTCTAAATTCTCAAAGCCTCCCTATTTGTGAAAAAACCCTCTAATTAGCCAAGCACGTATGTAAGGTGTATCAAAGTtgagaaaaagtaaaaagttaTAAACTCATACTTGGAAGTACTTTGCATCAGTCAGAACACTAAGACAAGCAGCTCCACCTTTTTCATAGGCTTTAGCAATCTGAACCTGTAAAGCGACATCCAAAAGATTCACACGTTTGCCATTTTGCTATATTTCCCTTTAATAGGGAAAGAGGTTCAACTGATGTCTCTTGGATGCTTCTTTGATAtgggaaacaaataaataagaAGCAAAGAAAGCCTAAAAAGTTATTATTTGTTACGCCATTTCACAATGTCGGATGGGGGGTATAAATATGATATGTTATCAATACTTGacaaaacaaatactccctccatcccactaaagatgactcactttccttttttggtttgtcccaaccaatatgacccattactaaaattggaaatacattttatctctactttattccatctctcttactttactctctccactcaacacacaaaataaagttgcataaaatcctGTGTCGCCCAAGGAAggagtcatcttccttgggatggagggagtacaatttagaGCACCCATAATGGATGATGAACAATAAATATGCAGACTTACAGGATCGAAATTCTCTCTCAGAACTCCTCTGCTCGGAGAAGCCTTCTTCACTTCAGCAATTAAGCCAGGAAAACCAGTCCTTGAGTTCGCCGCTTTCAGAGCTCCAATAAAATCTCTAGCTGGTGGCGCTTTATCCAGCAGTTTCTTCAGCGCCGCATACGGCTTCTTCTCTTTCATCTACCATTCAAATCCAACAACACATTTACATAACTCACATCACACAAATAGAAGCGACTGTACAAAGCTAATTAGCAAAGATCAGAAAAACACCTGAGTGACTTCAACGTCCTTATTCCATATGATCTCTTCAAGAATATTTCGGGGAGTGTTGCCTTCATTCTGCAAGCGAAACTCGAAAGGACCAACATAATGTTGCGGAGGTCCAGATGATGGCCGCCTCCTAATTTTAATACCTTGACTCGCAGCAACTTCGTCTTGGTACATCCCAACTTCCCACTCTTTTGTTTTGAGAGCATCTACTTCAGGAACGCTAGTTTCGGATGCAGTTGATGAACCATCTTTCACCTCGAACTAAATATACGAGAGATAAACACTCAGTTAATCCAACAAAACTACAATCCTATCATATCTCATTATGTTCATATAGTAGTACTTAAAGTTGCAACTATTTCTCTAATTTTCAATCTAGAAATAAAAAAGTTCCAACCTGTTTTAGTAAACCATGATTAACCCTTGTACAATATTTATCTATCTAAGCTAATCTTCAAAAGTAAGCAAGCCCCTTAGCCGAGTAAAACATGAACCAATCAAGCACCCCATTATAATCCACATAGCTTCACATATCAAGCTCAAAACCCTTAGATATTTAAGAAAAGCAAAAGGGATTAATCTGCAATTTTTCAAACCTCTTGTTATATCTTCCACATTCAAACAGCATAGCCACTATTACTTAACCCCTAATCCCATCAGCAAGATTGCAGCtttaaacaaattaaacatTATAAAACATCAAAACTTAGTAAAATCCCATCAGCAAGATTGCAGCtttaaacaaattaaacatTATAAAACATCAAAACTTAGTAAAATCTCAACAGCAAGATTGCAGCTTTATACAAATTAAACACTACAAAACAACAAAACTTAGGAAAATCCACCAAATAAAGGCTCACTCCTCCACACAAACTAAAATGTTAAGTTAATCTGCTTACCTGTTGTGATTTAATGGCGGGAAAGGAGATTTTCCCCAAAAATGACTGATTATTCTTGTGGGCCCGCAGCATAAGCCTGAAAAACGAAGAATTTTTGGGAATGGGATTGAGTGATTGCTGAAAAGAGAAGCCCGCCGTTGCTCTTGGAGTAGGCGAAGTAGCTCTCAAGGAAATCAAATTCAAGCTCTCCATGGATGGATGTTGTAGGTGAATGAGAGATGTACTGTATATATCTATCTACGATCAGAAAATTGAAGCAAAATCGAGTTCTAGGGGAGATTTTCAGTTGTGAATGGATGTTTTATGGTTGGCGAAATGGTGTGAAGGATCTTTTGCCTTGGGAATTTTAACTAGTGACAAATGTGGGGACTAAATTCTAATGCAATTtgtaataaatgaaaatgtcccaaatataaaataatcgaATTTTATGGCAAATAATAACATTTAAGCAAACTTTTTGGTTTTATTAAAATCTTTAAGACTTCAATGTTAATGTGATGGAAAAATATTTACATGTCTAATCATATGAATATTGTTCATATGTATTTGATCCACGTCGATTAGcttttttattctattaatttaattttttttagttctactatcttaaaattattaatctatattattatttttataaatggcATAGCATTAAAGATCGATTTATCTGTTTTctgaataaattcaaaaaataaataaaagaataaatctaattttgattttttttcacgTGCGTGCTTCACTTGACCTGTGCACAGTAAATACAAAGAAAATTTAGTGTTTGAGATACTACTCCCTCTAACCTGAAATTTATAAACATTAAGTTCGGAATGAGATTTaatgaataattgataaaataagagagaaataaagagaAGTGTAATTAGTTTTAGCGGACGATAGGCTCCACATCATTAGCAGTGAAGTGTAaaggtataagttgtaaataaaatgatgtgtatgagtaatataaaattctaaaattctaaaattcatacttttcaattattttaaaattataaaattcatatttttgagAGACACGGAGTAATATGAAAACTAACTCATACTTTTCAGGAATTTAGGAAATATTAATCGGTATTATGTGTTAATTGGATTAGTTATGGCTCTTGTGGGCTGTGGGCCTGTGGCCCAAAAGATTACGGAGAACGCTAATAGAGTACTCTAAAATTCAATTTTCTAGAATTTGTAACGTCAAAACAAATTGGACTTGTTATATTAGGAATTTTGGGCTGTTGCGGCAAAAACAATAGGGTGTTATGCTGTTAATTAACTTGGTTACAATAGTAAATGATTGGGCTTAAtccatattcaataaaaaaaatcaaactaatAAATGAAGACAATAAATTGTATGATATGGTAATTTTTCTTTACTTGAAATTGTATGATATCATTATAGATATATAAAGTTTGCACCTATAGAACTTGCGATTTTGAGGAAACATAACTGAAGTTCACATACTAGAAATTGCATTTAGATTCTtcataaattcaatttttaattggTTGGTACTAGTTTAATTGTTCAAATTAAGGGATGGTATTAGTTTcgaattaattaatgaataaatgAGACAATGATATCATTAGTATAACAATATTGTGTAAATAATTTTCAAAGTAATGAATGTTATTAGTTTTCAATAAGTGcacatatataaattaaataagataTTGGTAATCTATCGTTTTAAGGCACCCTTGAAATAATCATAGAGATTTAATCTCAtagttactccctccatctcgaGTCCCGGTTAACCATTTTTGGGTGCTCCATTTTAGAAGTCCCAGACTCTCTGTTGGAATATTttataaatggtagtaggccccacGTTCCAACgaccactcatattttattattgtaaaattcatatataaaagtaggacctacattccactatttttttcatcaaattttctttacatttcttaaaatctatgtCGAACTcgaatgagactcctaaagtgagacgagggagtattattttttctttgttttaacTTATGCTATTTATTGATCTTCATTATATATTACTGCGAAGATATGCTGAAAAGGTAAGAAAATTGATGGAATCTAAAATTTTCTGAAAACAATCATGAGCTTTTAGGAaacatatattaatataaacaCCTCCCAAAAAACAAACCAAGAAAAAGGAAATTACTATAGTATGGTAACCTATCGAATTCGGATTAAGCATTTGATTGCTAACGTGTTACGAAAtagaaatattattataaaacaatataataaaaaaacgtTTTGTGTACACACACAAGTTtccaattttatactccctccgttccatagtattATAGGCATTTAATTTTacgcactcattttgaaaaaataattataaatagttaaagtggagaaaaagtaaagtaagagagagaatattgtagataaaactcttctctacattattttctctcttatttactctctccactttaactatttaatagtatcattttttcaaaacgagtgcagaaaatgaaatgtctctattactgTGGAACGGAGGAGTACATTATTCATCTAATCGTAATCATAATTCTACTAATATCGATGACACGTAGTATTTATCTTTATTCATCTCGAATTGAAAAGCTTCTTATATTTTAGATATCAAACCAAAATTTTACGAGAATATTTATCTCAAGATCCAAGTTTGGAAGTAAAATACTCTAGTATATGACCTGTTTGAAACACTTATTAATCTATAAACTCAAACCAAACACGGATCACACCAAAATAGAAAACATATAAATCTCATTTATGAATTATGAAGACAATCcccactatccaaatccatataTCTATACCATATATACAAAATCCCaagtatatatacacacacacacttcaacactttaaaaaaaaaagcttTTCCTCATCACATGAAATATCCCTTTATTTGCTTCACAAGTTGACTCCCTCAAACCTCAAAATCCCATAAAAAATCCCCTAAAATCCAAAACCACTTTTCTTCCTCTTCACATTTCACAGCAACAAGAAGCAAAGGTACTCACTTTTGCCACCCTATTAATGGCTTTCACATCTCTCCAAAGTATTTTTCTCATGATCAAATTAAAAATCTCAATTAATTCTTGATTATATCTAATTATATGCATTTTCTTGCATGTCGAATAACAGCttcgaagaagaagacatgTATCGGTCGAAGGGCTTCGATTCGAACCAAAATCTTTTAGCTGGCTACGACGATGAGTCTCTGGTTTACGAAGGCGAgtcgaagaagaagccggcgCCGGGAGAGAAAGCGGTTCATTTGATCCCACTGGTTTTGATCTTCTGTGGCTTGGTGCTTTGGTGGTTCTCACATCCTGTTAAGTTGCGTTAATTTCATTATTAATGCAATTATTGTTACTGTATTTTTTAATGTTCATGTTGAAAGGTGTAATTTAACCAATCGTGATGGTTATTTACTATATATACGTGATATACCATATGATTTGTGGTTGTGGTTTTAGTTGAATCGCGTGTGTTTAGATTGGGAGTTTGACTTAAACCCTAACTTCATCTTTGTTTCTCCGGTCAAGCCGGGTTGAATGaataacacgagttttaataacaTATTAGACCGGCAGAAAACTGAGAAAGTGTCTCATTAAGGGCGAATATTGTAAATACTAGGAAGTGGTAAAAATGAAACTTGCACACTTTTTTGGACGCCTTGTAAAGTAATTGTTGCACAATTTAAGTGAAAGAAGAGAATATTATTTCTATTAAAGCCacaaatactaatattaataaataaaaatcatttttaaattgaaaattttctaattaaaaattatttttattttatttgaattattactttttaaaagaaaattacgaccgtacatattctttttattaAGTGCATTATTGAAGTATATGGGCACCAATCACCTGTGTATATATAGGAGGTGTTCGTTTCAAACTTCAATGGATTAAATTTGATCGAGTCTTTTGAATGTCCTCGATTGGATACCAATCGAGttcaatttaataattaatttcgaGACAATTAATCTTCACAATTTtgttataacaaaaataatcttGGATAATCGAAGGTCAATTCAATCTTAAATAATCTAAAgccaatattaaattattaatcttGTCCACAATCAACAGTCTTTTTATATTCCATTTTAGCCCATTACAACGGATATATTTAAATCTATATTTCCCTAAGATAGCGTCAcagattttcaattttatattggataaaaaactttaaactCGTAATAAACTATTAAAATCAATAGAATTGCAAAAGGAattaataattactactactatattccAGAATATCATAATAGATTCTTCAACTAAAACAACACATAATTCTTATTcgtaaaaaaataacaatagaATATTAAAAGAAGCATATGTACAAAAATAATGCTGAAGAAATTCATCTAGTCAGTAATAAGCAGGTTTCACAGTGACCATCCATTGCATATTTCTGCATTGAGAGGCTAAATGAGTGATCGTCTAGTAGAGCTTTATCCTCGTGTGAATCGTCATCCGACAAATTGGGCACGATGAGAGGTCTTGCCCGCATTCGCAGCAGGTCTGTTCAACACGCGACAGAGGGGGAGAGAATGAATTGAGGATGATTATATGTGCAGTATTTCGTTCGACATAAAGTGTCAAAGAAAGAGCATCGTCGTACCTGGTGTCCGCAGCCAAATGCCATATCCTTCGGTTCAGTGATGCAGATTGGACAGAGCTGTAAAGATGAATGGAAGTTTATATCTTATGCAAATCACTTTATTCAACGGTCGATATACTAGACAACGTATTTGGATGTCTACGTCACTTTAGATATAACCGTAATAACATTAATAACCAAAATCTGACAAACAtgtgaaaagagaaaataattgaaAGTTCGTGTATTTAGAGGCATAATTGTTAGTTCACGTGCAAAACGAGAATCAAGTGAAAATATGGATTTCTTACATGGTTCTCAGAAGAAGAATGGCTTCCAGATTGGCTTGTTCTTAAAACTGGCTCCCGCTCGCTAGAAGAAGGTGCGCTCGGCTGGAAACTGTTGGAGCGGGCAGGTTTTGGCGTGGAGAAAGAAGCTGCACCGTACAGAGGAGGAGGGAGAGGAACCCGATCTATACCTTTCCCTCTTGAAGCACTGGTTCACGTTTCAATTATGGTATGAGATTGCAACAAAAATCCCACAAAGAAATCAAAAATAAGGAACTAAACAAAACACTTATGGATGAGGATTAACCCAAGAATATTAAGCTCGAGTGTTGCTTTGTATTGAGAAGGTATTTCCATCAAAGCTGAAAGTGCAAACTCGGCCTCTTTACGGGAAGGGTCCATGTTTTTCGACATAATATCTGTGAAGTTTACGAACTACACGTGCGGGATAAAAGTAGAATTAGACTTCACATCGGTAACATTATGTTTTTTCCTCTGAAAATTTGTCATCAAGAAAGAGTTGGATGAGATTAATATACCTGAAAATTGTCGAAGGCACGAGCAGGAATATTGTCGTCAAATTCCTTCATCATATCCCAAGGCCCATCTCCAACTCCCACCAATATTATTGATAAGGGGTACTCACTGTAAAAGAAACAGTAGAGCAAGATAAAAACCGAGGAATTTAGAGTTCAAATCTTGATCAAATTTAGATAACTGCTTGTACATCCTTCAAAAACACTATATGATGACTACGAGTAAAGTACCTCGCTTTGACAATTGCATCAACCGTTTTCTTCTCTTGGGGACTTAACTGGCCACGATCAGTGTCAACACTTCTCGTGACCTGCCATCATGaaataggaaaataaaattacaaagaaGATTCAGAAATCTATGGATGCGTGAGTTGTTGCTAGTGGTGAAAGCTATACTACTTGATTTTGATAACATTTATAAACAAGACTGACCAAAAACAAACTCTTTACAATCACAGACTGAAACTTTTCAGGGAAactattaatttatataccATTATACAATTTTTCATTGACATTTAGATCAGGGCATCAAAAAGGGACATTAATCTAACCTGCCCATCAGCTATAATCACTAAAACGTGGTACTGGCCACCGCTCTGTTCTACAATAGTGATAGCCATTTCAATGACAGGAGCAAATGATGTTGGTCCTGTAGAGAAGAAACGGAGATATTATtaccagaaaaaaaaacaattataaaAGGTTTAAATCACAAGGCTCGGACATGAACCTGCAAGTCGCAATTGGGGAACTAGTTCTCTATAACGTGACATTACTtcctcaaaaccctcacaaaaTCTCTCGTCCGGGAAAAAGCTGAAGACTTCTTGGTCATGTGTCGAAGCTGTCAAATATTACAACAATAATAAGATCAAGACCAACTTTTTCATGCTGTGGAGTGTCAGAACCAATAAGACACTCGAGAGTATACCATCTCCAAATCCGAAGCAAGGAATCAAATTGTCTTCATCGAATTTGGATAGTGTTCTTCCGATGATTGATATGGCTTGTTCATAGGGATTCTGCTCATCGCCAATGTGGTGCAAACTTCTCCTATGAAATGACCTGGCACCTGAGACCAAAGGAAATTGCAATAAACCAACTACTTTACTTCCAAAGCATTTGTTGCCAGGGAGAGTGTCTATACCAGTCCACTCATTGCTCTTTGTGAAATCAATACCAACTATTAAATTTGAGGATTCCAGACCAGCACGTGCAAGGGCATCCGTGACCTACAGCAACCAAGAACTCATTGAGCAGAGTCATTCAATAAATTGCTACTAGGAACCATTCAGAAAGTAAATAAACCAATGGGAAAAAATTGTTTCGAAAACAGACAGAGTCCACCATTGTTCcaaacaaaaaacataaatCTATCAAATGTGTTTGTGATGGCCAAGCTGCTGCAGTGCCACACTGAGGCTGTACGACAACATTAGACAACTAGATCACAGAAGCTTTTATGTGCATAAACTCCTAATATTTTGGTATAACATGCAGCAGGACAATATTGCCAGATTACAAAATGCATTAGACATATCGAGACAGTAAGTAAAAATCAGGGTTCTTCGTAAGTCATTTAATATAACTAAATGTGTAAGAAGTCTTACTTCAGGTAATTTCAACTTTCTAAGTTCAATATTCAGATCTATGCAAGAATAGTCGTACCTGATCTATGTTATTGTAATTGTCATCTATTCTCGAGTACTTCCTCTCCAGCCTTCTCTTGGATTCTGGGGGTGGATCGCCATAGCTCGGAGTTGGAGGAGCATGGTTGTGACTAGACTGAGGATAGGCATTATGGCTCCATGAATTTGAACTGGATGCATAAGATGTGTACCGGCCTGATATTGACCTTTTCGAACTCCTGTTGCCCATTAGCTCTTGAACCTAAAAAGACATTCTTTCATTGAACAAGAATGTACTTTAAACAGAAAAATGAATTCGTCCACCAACACAAGCATGTTATCATAGCATTCTGATCAAACTAACAATTGGCATTACGTAGAAAGTTTTAGATGCTTGAAGAGTGTTTCTTTGTGAGCTTCATTTTACCTCTAGAATACGATGCAACTACACTTGATTCGAACCTCTATACCTATCGAGCTTTTTATTCGGCTCATCTTTACATCAAGAATTTGTCTATCAAATGGATACATTTACATGTGAAAGATACATATGGGGGCAGTTTCACATTTGTGAGATGATTTAAGCAATCAActaaaaacaaatgagaaataGAAAGAGGGAACCTATACAAATAAGACACCTTGAACCAATACCAAGTTataactacaaaaaaaaaacttcattgcTAAATTGTATataaaggtaaaaaaaaatcattgataTTCAAAACCAAATCTTTACAAAGTCCAATTTACctgaacaaaacaaaataattaggGCACACATGAATTATAGCGAAATCAGAAGGAATCAATCCTCCCATTAAAGGACGGATGATAAGAGAAACCAATACCTTGAAAATCTAATAAAATTCTTACTCCAAGATTGAGTTTTATTGGAGCTTTTTTAGTAAACATATAAAAGCATAACCAAAACAATTGTGGGCATATAAAAACAGTTCAAGAATCAGCTCATTCTCTGCATCTAAACCCATCAAACTTCGAACATTTTCACATTAAAATAACCAAGGAAaattattagtaaaaaaaatgtgtaGATAACCTAACATGAAAAGGGGAAAATTGAAATAACAATTTGCCAGATATATAGCATGAAAAATTTAAAAGCTATGAACTTTTATATCAGTTCCATTGTTGTAGAATCCTTCCTCACCTCGTTACTGCAGTTTTAACACTCTCTACCTCTGAGCATTTGAGTGACGGtgaagagagtgagagagagaagagaattaAACTACAATTGTGAAAGTTTTTTTGTCGATAAAGTCACATGTGATATTTAATCGACGTGTTGCTTGATTGAATAAAATCATTTACGGTGCAGATTTAGTTCTTATTAACTTGATTAATTCCTTGCAATTATATCTAACTTTAATTAATATGATATGGTAAGATGTGATAGCATATCTTATCCtccattaaaataaataaaggccCGTTTATTTGCCAGgaaagtaagagc
This genomic interval from Salvia splendens isolate huo1 chromosome 13, SspV2, whole genome shotgun sequence contains the following:
- the LOC121762713 gene encoding indole-3-glycerol phosphate synthase, chloroplastic-like: MESLNLISLRATSPTPRATAGFSFQQSLNPIPKNSSFFRLMLRAHKNNQSFLGKISFPAIKSQQFEVKDGSSTASETSVPEVDALKTKEWEVGMYQDEVAASQGIKIRRRPSSGPPQHYVGPFEFRLQNEGNTPRNILEEIIWNKDVEVTQMKEKKPYAALKKLLDKAPPARDFIGALKAANSRTGFPGLIAEVKKASPSRGVLRENFDPVQIAKAYEKGGAACLSVLTDAKYFQGGFENLEAIRNSGVQCPLLCKEFVIDAWQIYYARVKGADAILLIAAVLPDLDLKYMTKICKLFGMTALVEVHDEREFDRVLAIEGIELIGINNRNLETFELDIANTKKLLEGERGQKIIEKGITVVGESGLFTPADIAYVQEAGVKAVLVGESLVKQEDPTAGIAQLFGKDISL
- the LOC121762232 gene encoding E3 ubiquitin-protein ligase RGLG2-like, with translation MGNRSSKRSISGRYTSYASSSNSWSHNAYPQSSHNHAPPTPSYGDPPPESKRRLERKYSRIDDNYNNIDQVTDALARAGLESSNLIVGIDFTKSNEWTGARSFHRRSLHHIGDEQNPYEQAISIIGRTLSKFDEDNLIPCFGFGDASTHDQEVFSFFPDERFCEGFEEVMSRYRELVPQLRLAGPTSFAPVIEMAITIVEQSGGQYHVLVIIADGQVTRSVDTDRGQLSPQEKKTVDAIVKASEYPLSIILVGVGDGPWDMMKEFDDNIPARAFDNFQFVNFTDIMSKNMDPSRKEAEFALSALMEIPSQYKATLELNILGASRGKGIDRVPLPPPLYGAASFSTPKPARSNSFQPSAPSSSEREPVLRTSQSGSHSSSENHLCPICITEPKDMAFGCGHQTCCECGQDLSSCPICRMTIHTRIKLY